A single region of the Streptomyces sp. NBC_00236 genome encodes:
- a CDS encoding SCO4225 family membrane protein, with translation MNKPVLTKQHVHTLARLTFGNAASLVYLGVVAATAVFVTVDTLFVAHEDASFAGVWLIFLAAPTVFVFFAGGAMLGSEAAGPDWLFYLALVVSVLVQSLALGWFARLLGGGRGRARQSRPRNA, from the coding sequence ATGAACAAGCCGGTCCTGACCAAGCAGCACGTCCACACGCTCGCGCGCCTCACGTTCGGCAACGCCGCGTCGCTGGTCTACCTGGGCGTGGTGGCGGCGACCGCGGTGTTCGTCACGGTGGACACGCTGTTCGTCGCCCACGAGGACGCGTCGTTCGCCGGGGTGTGGCTCATCTTCCTGGCGGCGCCGACCGTCTTCGTCTTCTTCGCCGGCGGTGCGATGCTGGGCTCGGAGGCGGCCGGGCCGGACTGGTTGTTCTACCTGGCCCTGGTGGTGTCCGTGCTGGTGCAGTCGCTGGCGCTGGGCTGGTTCGCACGACTGCTGGGCGGCGGCCGCGGCCGGGCCCGCCAGAGCCGTCCCCGGAACGCCTGA
- a CDS encoding geranylgeranyl reductase family protein, translating to MSSENADAGHEHEESSVWDVVVVGAGPAGASAAYAAAVAGRRVLLLEKAELPRYKTCGGGIIGYSRDSLPPGFELPLRDRIHAVTFSLNGRLARTRRSRRMLFGLINRPEFDAGLVEEAQKAGAELRTGATVTRVEQHGAAVPDRRTVAVVLSGGETVLARAVVGADGSAGRIGAHVGVKLDQVDLGLEAEIPVPQTVAEDWAGRVLIDWGPMPGSYGWVFPKGDTLTVGVISARGDGGGTKRYLEDFIARLGLAGFEPKISSGHLTRCRSDDSPLSRGRVLVCGDAAGLLEPWTREGISFALRSGRLAGEWAVRVAESHDAVDARRQALNYAFAIKAGLGVEMSVGRRMLKLFERRPGLLHAVLTGFRPAWNAFAGITRGTTSLAELVRSHPLAQRALSAMDR from the coding sequence GTGAGCAGCGAGAACGCAGACGCCGGACATGAGCACGAAGAGTCGTCCGTGTGGGACGTCGTCGTAGTCGGCGCCGGACCGGCGGGAGCCTCCGCGGCATACGCGGCGGCGGTCGCCGGCCGTCGGGTACTGCTCCTGGAGAAGGCGGAACTGCCCCGCTACAAGACATGCGGCGGCGGCATCATCGGGTATTCGCGCGATTCGCTGCCGCCCGGTTTCGAACTGCCGTTGCGGGACCGGATCCACGCGGTCACGTTCTCGCTGAACGGCAGGCTGGCACGCACCCGCCGCTCCAGGCGCATGCTCTTCGGCCTCATCAACCGCCCCGAGTTCGACGCGGGACTGGTCGAGGAGGCACAGAAGGCCGGTGCCGAACTCCGCACCGGGGCGACGGTGACCCGGGTCGAGCAGCACGGTGCCGCGGTGCCCGACCGGCGCACGGTCGCGGTCGTACTGTCCGGCGGCGAGACCGTCCTGGCCCGTGCGGTCGTGGGCGCCGACGGCAGCGCCGGGCGGATAGGAGCACATGTCGGGGTGAAGCTCGACCAGGTGGATCTCGGTCTCGAGGCCGAGATCCCCGTGCCACAGACGGTCGCGGAGGACTGGGCGGGCCGGGTCCTGATCGACTGGGGCCCGATGCCGGGGAGTTATGGGTGGGTGTTCCCCAAGGGGGACACCCTGACGGTAGGTGTGATCTCGGCGCGCGGTGACGGCGGCGGCACCAAGCGGTATCTGGAGGACTTCATCGCGCGGCTCGGCCTCGCCGGGTTCGAGCCGAAGATCTCCTCCGGCCATCTGACGCGCTGCCGCAGCGACGACTCGCCGCTCTCGCGCGGCCGGGTGCTCGTGTGCGGGGACGCCGCAGGCCTGCTGGAGCCGTGGACCCGCGAGGGCATCTCGTTCGCGCTGCGTTCGGGACGCCTGGCCGGCGAATGGGCGGTGCGGGTGGCGGAGTCGCACGACGCGGTGGACGCGCGCCGCCAGGCGCTCAACTACGCGTTCGCCATCAAGGCCGGGCTCGGCGTCGAGATGAGCGTGGGACGGCGCATGCTGAAGCTCTTCGAGCGTCGCCCGGGCCTGCTGCACGCGGTACTCACGGGCTTCCGCCCGGCGTGGAACGCGTTCGCGGGCATCACCCGGGGGACGACCTCGCTGGCCGAACTGGTCCGTTCGCACCCGCTGGCGCAGCGCGCGCTGTCGGCGATGGACCGTTAG
- a CDS encoding TetR/AcrR family transcriptional regulator, producing the protein MSTSDRLVEATRELLWERGYVGTSPRAIQQHAGAGQGSMYHHFAGKPDLALAAIRRTAQELRGTAGRVLDAPGSAYERISGYLLRERDVLRGCPVGRLTMDPEVIASEELRAPVDETIAWLRGRLAEIVQEGLDHGEFDHRLVPEEIAASIVATVQGGYVLARASGSAEAFDAAARGLLALLAPRTDTT; encoded by the coding sequence ATGAGCACTTCGGACCGTCTGGTCGAAGCCACCCGGGAGCTCCTGTGGGAGCGCGGCTATGTGGGCACCAGCCCCAGGGCCATCCAGCAGCACGCGGGCGCGGGCCAGGGCAGCATGTACCACCACTTCGCCGGCAAGCCGGATCTGGCGCTGGCGGCCATCCGCCGCACGGCGCAGGAGCTGCGCGGGACGGCGGGCCGGGTGCTCGACGCACCCGGGTCGGCGTACGAGCGGATCTCGGGCTATCTGCTGCGTGAGCGCGATGTACTGCGCGGCTGCCCGGTGGGGCGACTGACGATGGACCCGGAGGTCATCGCGAGCGAGGAGTTGCGGGCGCCCGTGGACGAGACGATCGCCTGGCTCCGCGGCCGGCTGGCCGAGATCGTCCAGGAGGGCCTGGACCACGGCGAGTTCGACCACCGCCTGGTGCCCGAGGAGATCGCGGCGTCGATCGTCGCGACGGTACAGGGAGGCTATGTGCTGGCCCGCGCCTCGGGATCGGCAGAGGCCTTCGACGCCGCCGCCCGTGGACTGCTGGCGCTGCTCGCCCCTCGTACGGACACCACCTGA
- a CDS encoding MFS transporter — protein MFFALDGFLFAGWVVRIPAIKQQTGASASTLGLALLGVSAGAVITMMLTGRLCRRFGSHPVTVVCGVLLPLSIALPAQTHSALSLGLVLLLFGAAYGGANVAMNSAAVDLVTALRRPVMPSFHAAFSLGGMIGAGLGGLVAGGLSPSAHLLCLTGIGLLVTAYWGPVLLRYPSLKPAPTAAGGDEARHRPTGRARRIVLLFGVIALCTAYGEGALADWGALHLEQDLHAHPGVAAAGYSLFALAMTAGRLSGTALLERLGQTRTLVAGGCTAAAGMLVGSLAPTAWLALLGFAITGLGLANIFPVAIGRAGELAGPGGVAAASTLGYGGMLLGPPSIGFLADWFSLPVALTTVALLALAAAALGYGARNAATHE, from the coding sequence GTGTTCTTCGCCCTCGACGGGTTCCTCTTCGCCGGCTGGGTGGTCCGCATCCCGGCCATCAAGCAGCAGACCGGCGCCTCGGCCTCCACCCTCGGCCTCGCGCTTCTCGGCGTTTCCGCCGGTGCCGTGATCACCATGATGCTCACCGGCCGGCTCTGCCGCCGTTTCGGCAGCCATCCGGTGACCGTGGTCTGCGGTGTTCTGCTGCCGCTCAGCATCGCCCTGCCCGCGCAGACCCATTCGGCACTCTCGCTCGGACTCGTACTGCTGCTGTTCGGCGCCGCGTACGGCGGCGCGAACGTGGCGATGAACAGCGCGGCGGTGGATCTGGTCACCGCACTGCGGCGCCCCGTGATGCCCAGCTTCCACGCCGCGTTCAGCCTCGGCGGCATGATCGGTGCCGGCCTCGGCGGCCTGGTCGCAGGCGGCCTCTCGCCCTCCGCGCACCTGCTCTGCCTGACCGGAATCGGCCTGCTCGTCACCGCGTACTGGGGACCGGTCCTGCTCCGGTACCCCTCGCTGAAGCCCGCCCCGACGGCGGCCGGCGGCGACGAGGCCCGCCATCGTCCGACCGGACGGGCTCGCCGCATCGTGCTCCTGTTCGGCGTGATCGCACTCTGCACCGCGTACGGCGAGGGTGCCCTGGCCGACTGGGGCGCCCTCCACCTGGAGCAGGACCTGCACGCCCACCCCGGGGTGGCGGCAGCCGGCTACTCGCTCTTCGCGCTCGCCATGACCGCGGGCAGGCTCTCCGGCACGGCACTGCTCGAACGACTCGGCCAGACCCGCACGCTGGTCGCGGGCGGCTGCACGGCGGCGGCCGGGATGCTGGTCGGCTCGCTCGCCCCGACCGCCTGGCTCGCCCTGCTCGGCTTCGCCATCACCGGACTCGGCCTGGCGAACATCTTCCCGGTGGCGATCGGCAGGGCCGGCGAGCTGGCCGGCCCCGGCGGAGTGGCCGCGGCTTCGACGCTCGGCTACGGCGGCATGCTGCTCGGGCCCCCCTCGATCGGCTTCCTGGCCGACTGGTTCTCGCTGCCCGTCGCCCTGACCACAGTGGCACTGCTGGCTCTGGCAGCGGCGGCGCTGGGGTACGGCGCACGCAACGCGGCCACGCACGAGTGA
- a CDS encoding ROK family protein, producing MNGKVTTTRTKLERGRSALGPALELVHTGRAPTRAVLTSELGVTRATAGAVAAELEALGLIRVDSSPGSAAGSQGRPSHRLAVRETGPVALAAQVHSDGFRAALVGLGGRLVATAPGCVTITADPAQVIGEVVDDCARLLRDSGLRCVGAGLAVPSAVAEPEGTALNPLHIAWPAGAPVREIFATCVREAGITGPAFTGNDVNLAALAEHRHGAGRGAQHLLCVATGHRGVGGALVLDGRLHTGSSGLALEVGHLTVNPEGRPCHCGGRGCLDVETDPLAFLTAAGRAPGPEESLLKQSGDLLRNEYGDAAVRNAAEELIDRLGLGLAGLVNILNPDRIILGGLHRALLDADPERLRAVVADRSLWGRSGSVPILPCTLDHNSLVGAAELAWQPVLDDPLGALA from the coding sequence ATGAACGGCAAGGTGACCACCACCCGGACGAAGTTGGAGAGGGGCCGCAGCGCGCTCGGACCCGCGCTGGAACTGGTCCACACCGGACGCGCGCCCACCCGAGCCGTCCTCACCTCCGAGCTGGGCGTCACCCGTGCCACCGCAGGCGCGGTCGCCGCGGAGCTGGAGGCGCTCGGCCTGATCCGGGTCGACTCCAGCCCCGGCTCGGCCGCGGGCTCGCAGGGCCGGCCCTCGCACCGGCTGGCCGTGCGCGAGACGGGGCCGGTGGCCCTCGCCGCCCAGGTGCACTCGGACGGATTCAGGGCCGCTCTGGTCGGGCTCGGCGGCCGGCTCGTCGCGACCGCCCCCGGCTGCGTCACCATCACCGCGGATCCCGCCCAGGTCATCGGCGAAGTCGTGGACGACTGCGCACGGTTGCTGCGCGACAGTGGCCTGCGGTGCGTCGGGGCGGGCCTGGCGGTGCCGTCCGCCGTCGCCGAGCCGGAGGGCACCGCCCTCAACCCGCTCCACATCGCCTGGCCGGCCGGCGCCCCGGTCCGCGAGATCTTCGCCACATGTGTCCGCGAAGCGGGCATCACCGGACCGGCGTTCACCGGGAACGACGTCAACCTCGCCGCGCTCGCCGAGCACCGCCACGGAGCCGGACGCGGGGCCCAGCACCTGCTGTGCGTCGCCACCGGCCACCGTGGGGTCGGCGGCGCGCTCGTCCTGGACGGCCGCCTGCACACCGGAAGTTCGGGGCTCGCCCTGGAGGTCGGCCATCTCACCGTCAACCCCGAGGGCCGGCCCTGTCACTGCGGTGGCCGCGGCTGCCTCGACGTGGAGACCGACCCGCTCGCCTTCCTCACCGCGGCGGGACGCGCACCCGGCCCCGAGGAGTCGCTGCTCAAGCAGTCCGGGGACCTGCTGCGCAACGAGTACGGCGACGCGGCGGTACGCAACGCCGCGGAGGAGCTGATCGACCGCCTCGGCCTCGGGCTCGCCGGGCTCGTCAACATCCTCAACCCGGACCGCATCATCCTCGGCGGTCTGCACCGCGCCCTGCTGGACGCCGACCCGGAGCGGCTGCGTGCGGTGGTCGCCGACCGCAGCCTGTGGGGACGCAGCGGCAGTGTGCCGATCCTGCCCTGCACCCTCGACCACAACAGCCTGGTCGGAGCGGCGGAGCTGGCCTGGCAACCGGTGCTGGACGACCCGCTGGGCGCGCTCGCCTGA
- a CDS encoding SHOCT domain-containing protein, with product MNTLAFDGGPGPWVLLFPLIWAAVVITVVTVLRRTVWRGRRGPWQVRAERNGPAETSPITLLGRRFAAGEIDEDEYWRRLSVLDEQFGTLGKGGAA from the coding sequence ATGAACACCCTGGCCTTCGACGGCGGACCCGGACCGTGGGTCCTCCTGTTCCCGCTCATCTGGGCAGCCGTCGTCATCACCGTCGTCACCGTCCTGCGACGCACCGTCTGGCGCGGCCGGCGCGGTCCGTGGCAGGTCCGTGCGGAGCGCAACGGCCCCGCCGAGACCTCACCGATCACGCTGCTCGGCCGGCGCTTCGCCGCCGGGGAGATCGACGAGGACGAGTACTGGCGCCGGCTCTCCGTCCTCGACGAGCAGTTCGGCACCCTCGGCAAGGGCGGTGCGGCATGA
- a CDS encoding sensor histidine kinase → MEEQRAQTGGGPPGHQGGPPRRPPWARGGPGGRATRSPGTWNFWNDGEPPRWLTGPRGRSAGRLPWASTILLGVFVMAGSAFAARGQLDDRAPLDLFARLLLFAAVAVLLLRHRHPVVAVFGASAAATVYLGAGYPYGPVFLAVAVGCFSAVVAGHRRAAWSAVAMVWVGHLVVAHWLYRWLPPDDDSAQPWGQELGVAAWVVAIVAAAEFVRVRREQWAAQRADRERAEKRRADEERLRMARELHDVLAHSISVINVQAGVGLALLDTDPEQARTALTTIKDASKEALGEVRQVLDSLRTPGDAPRAPAPGLDRLPELVEQAASAGLTVTVGTDGERGAVPPGADLAAFRIVQEALTNVVRHSGSRTAEVRVGYGPGRITLRIDDEGPATGTDAGGSGNGLAGMRERAAALGGTIEAGTRPDGGFRVRAELPLPAGGPAHQKETP, encoded by the coding sequence ATGGAAGAGCAGCGCGCACAGACAGGCGGTGGGCCTCCCGGGCATCAGGGCGGGCCGCCGCGTCGGCCTCCCTGGGCGCGCGGCGGGCCGGGCGGACGGGCGACCCGCTCCCCGGGCACGTGGAACTTCTGGAACGACGGAGAGCCGCCGCGCTGGCTGACGGGCCCCCGGGGGCGGTCCGCCGGCCGGCTGCCCTGGGCGTCCACGATCCTGCTCGGTGTCTTCGTCATGGCCGGATCGGCGTTCGCGGCCCGCGGCCAGCTGGACGACAGGGCCCCGCTCGACCTCTTCGCCCGGCTGCTCCTGTTCGCCGCGGTGGCGGTCCTGCTGCTGCGCCACCGCCACCCCGTCGTGGCCGTCTTCGGGGCGTCGGCCGCGGCGACGGTCTATCTCGGCGCCGGCTACCCGTACGGCCCGGTCTTCCTGGCCGTCGCGGTGGGCTGCTTCAGCGCCGTCGTCGCGGGCCACCGGCGGGCCGCGTGGTCGGCGGTCGCCATGGTGTGGGTGGGGCACCTGGTCGTGGCGCACTGGCTCTACCGCTGGCTGCCTCCGGACGACGACTCCGCGCAGCCCTGGGGGCAGGAACTGGGCGTGGCCGCATGGGTGGTGGCCATCGTCGCTGCCGCCGAGTTCGTCCGCGTACGCCGTGAGCAGTGGGCGGCGCAGCGGGCCGATCGGGAACGGGCGGAGAAGCGGCGGGCCGACGAGGAGCGGCTGCGGATGGCCCGCGAGCTGCATGACGTCCTCGCGCACAGCATCTCGGTCATCAACGTCCAGGCAGGTGTCGGGCTCGCCCTGCTCGACACCGACCCCGAGCAGGCCCGCACCGCGCTCACCACCATCAAGGACGCCAGCAAGGAGGCGCTCGGCGAGGTGCGACAGGTGCTGGACAGCCTCCGCACGCCCGGCGACGCGCCCAGGGCACCTGCCCCCGGACTCGACCGGCTTCCCGAACTGGTGGAACAGGCCGCGAGCGCCGGGCTGACCGTCACGGTCGGGACGGACGGTGAGCGCGGGGCCGTACCGCCCGGCGCGGACCTCGCCGCGTTCCGGATCGTTCAGGAGGCGCTGACCAATGTGGTGCGGCACTCCGGTTCGCGTACCGCGGAGGTCCGGGTCGGCTACGGACCGGGCCGCATCACTCTCCGCATCGACGACGAGGGTCCCGCCACCGGTACGGACGCCGGCGGCAGCGGCAACGGACTGGCCGGAATGCGGGAGCGGGCGGCCGCCCTGGGTGGCACGATCGAGGCGGGAACCCGGCCCGACGGCGGCTTCCGGGTACGGGCCGAGCTTCCGCTGCCGGCCGGCGGGCCGGCGCACCAGAAGGAGACACCGTGA
- a CDS encoding nitroreductase family deazaflavin-dependent oxidoreductase: MPQPYYLQGSPFTVRMNSLVGWLARHGVSLLGSQELSVRGRKSGQLQRIPVNLHTHEGVQYLVSARGHSQWVRNMRAAGGGELRVGRRTRTFTATEIADDEQKMLVVRAYLERWGWEVNQYFQGITAKSSDSELLAACPDHPVFRITVES, encoded by the coding sequence ATGCCGCAGCCGTACTACCTTCAGGGCAGCCCGTTCACCGTCCGGATGAACAGCCTCGTCGGCTGGCTGGCGCGGCACGGGGTGAGCCTGCTCGGTTCGCAGGAACTGTCGGTGCGGGGCCGAAAGAGCGGGCAGTTGCAGCGCATCCCCGTGAACCTGCACACCCACGAGGGTGTGCAGTACCTCGTCTCCGCACGGGGGCACTCGCAGTGGGTGCGCAATATGCGGGCCGCGGGCGGCGGCGAGCTGCGGGTGGGCCGCAGGACCCGCACGTTCACCGCGACGGAGATCGCGGACGACGAGCAGAAGATGCTCGTCGTCCGCGCCTACCTGGAGCGCTGGGGCTGGGAGGTCAACCAGTACTTCCAGGGCATCACGGCCAAGTCCTCGGACAGCGAACTGCTGGCCGCCTGCCCCGACCATCCCGTCTTCCGGATCACCGTCGAGAGCTGA
- a CDS encoding phosphotriesterase family protein — MVAAVRTVLGDIPADELGVCDAHDHLFLRSPVLPGQELDDPAAAAGRLRAFSGFGGRSVVQWTPYGMGRRADVLAELSRSTGTHVVAATGLHQAVHYPAALLGRIRDRLASLFVAELTEGIGATSVRAGLIKVAGAFHTVDAHARLTMTAAAEAHHRTGAPIAVHLELGTAAPDVLDLLCGALGVPPHRVILGHLGRSPDGAAQREVARAGAFLAFDGPSRAHHATDWRLPEELAVLAGAGFGGQLLLGGDTTVPETPGMPHLLQRLRPRLTEVLGAGTVADMLVANPARAFAFEAPTQAA; from the coding sequence GTGGTAGCCGCGGTCCGCACCGTCCTCGGTGACATCCCCGCCGACGAGCTCGGTGTGTGCGACGCGCACGACCACCTCTTCCTGCGCAGCCCCGTACTCCCGGGCCAGGAACTCGACGACCCCGCGGCGGCGGCCGGACGGCTGCGGGCCTTCAGCGGGTTCGGCGGACGGTCCGTGGTGCAGTGGACGCCGTACGGCATGGGGCGCCGGGCCGATGTGCTGGCGGAGCTGTCCCGTTCGACGGGGACCCATGTGGTGGCGGCGACGGGGCTGCACCAGGCCGTGCACTACCCGGCCGCGCTGCTCGGCCGGATCCGGGACCGTCTCGCCTCTCTGTTCGTCGCGGAGCTGACCGAAGGAATCGGCGCGACATCGGTGCGGGCGGGCCTGATCAAGGTCGCCGGGGCCTTCCACACGGTCGACGCCCACGCCCGGCTCACCATGACGGCGGCCGCCGAGGCGCATCACCGCACGGGCGCTCCGATCGCCGTCCATCTGGAGCTGGGAACAGCCGCGCCGGACGTACTCGACCTGCTGTGCGGTGCGTTGGGCGTCCCGCCGCACCGCGTGATCCTCGGGCACCTCGGCCGGTCGCCCGACGGCGCCGCGCAGCGGGAGGTCGCACGGGCCGGGGCGTTCCTCGCGTTCGACGGTCCTTCGCGGGCCCATCACGCGACGGACTGGCGGCTGCCCGAGGAGCTCGCGGTGCTCGCCGGGGCCGGATTCGGCGGGCAGTTGCTGCTGGGCGGCGACACCACCGTGCCGGAGACCCCGGGCATGCCGCATCTGCTGCAGCGGCTGCGCCCCCGGCTGACCGAGGTACTGGGAGCGGGGACCGTGGCGGACATGCTGGTCGCCAACCCGGCACGGGCGTTCGCGTTCGAGGCGCCGACGCAGGCCGCCTGA
- a CDS encoding DUF4865 family protein, with the protein MHAMQYEITLPADYDMGIIRDRVATRGHLLDAFPGLGIKAYLMRERGKDSPVSQYAPLYLWTTPEGMNSFLWGSGFQGIVQDFGRPEVQHWTGLSYEEGPASAALPRSATRLRSPMPPSAAPADVVGAALEESRRLAKAPGAVATALAADPRHWELLHFTLWEHPSPHEAGDRYEVLHLSRPERERLGTGRQW; encoded by the coding sequence ATGCATGCGATGCAGTACGAGATCACTCTTCCCGCCGACTACGACATGGGCATCATCCGCGACCGGGTGGCGACGCGGGGCCACCTCCTGGACGCCTTCCCGGGGCTCGGCATCAAGGCGTACCTGATGCGGGAGCGCGGCAAGGACTCCCCCGTCAGCCAATACGCACCGCTCTACCTCTGGACCACACCCGAAGGTATGAACTCCTTCCTCTGGGGGTCCGGATTCCAGGGCATCGTGCAGGACTTCGGGCGCCCCGAGGTGCAGCACTGGACCGGCCTGTCGTACGAGGAGGGCCCGGCATCGGCCGCACTCCCCCGTTCGGCCACCCGGCTCCGCTCACCGATGCCACCGTCGGCCGCCCCGGCGGACGTGGTCGGCGCCGCACTGGAGGAGAGCCGGCGGCTCGCGAAGGCACCGGGCGCGGTCGCCACGGCGCTGGCCGCCGACCCCCGGCACTGGGAGCTGCTCCACTTCACCCTCTGGGAGCACCCCTCCCCGCACGAAGCGGGCGACCGCTACGAGGTGCTCCATCTCAGCCGGCCGGAGCGCGAACGGCTCGGGACGGGGCGCCAGTGGTAG
- a CDS encoding TetR/AcrR family transcriptional regulator — translation MSAIRGARERARIEVTAAIKDEARKQLAAEGAAKLSLRAVARELGMVSSALYRYFPSRDELLTALIVDAYDSVGEAAERAHRTAAAETEAQTRPGAHLARWVAVACAVRDWALAHPHEYALIYGSPVPGYTAPQATIGPASRVGLVLIAIAEDAHREEGVGLPPLAEELRPEAERIAADLAPGLPPGVTAPLVAAWSQLFGLLSFEIFGQFNRVVEAREAFFRQAVTELARTVGLLDRRG, via the coding sequence ATGAGCGCTATCCGGGGAGCCAGGGAACGGGCCCGCATCGAGGTCACCGCCGCCATCAAGGACGAGGCGAGAAAACAGCTCGCGGCCGAGGGGGCGGCGAAGCTCTCCCTGCGCGCCGTGGCACGCGAACTCGGCATGGTGTCCTCGGCGCTCTACCGCTACTTCCCCAGCCGTGACGAACTGCTCACCGCCCTGATCGTCGATGCGTACGACTCCGTGGGCGAGGCCGCCGAGCGCGCTCACCGGACCGCCGCGGCGGAGACCGAGGCGCAGACCCGGCCCGGCGCCCATCTGGCCCGCTGGGTTGCGGTCGCGTGCGCCGTACGGGACTGGGCTCTCGCGCACCCTCACGAGTACGCGCTGATCTACGGCTCGCCCGTGCCCGGCTACACCGCACCGCAGGCCACCATCGGCCCCGCGTCCAGGGTCGGCCTCGTCCTCATCGCCATTGCCGAGGACGCGCACCGCGAGGAGGGGGTCGGGCTGCCACCGCTTGCCGAGGAACTGCGTCCCGAGGCCGAACGGATCGCCGCCGACCTCGCCCCCGGGCTTCCCCCGGGGGTGACCGCGCCGCTCGTCGCCGCGTGGTCACAGCTCTTCGGGCTGCTGTCCTTCGAGATCTTCGGTCAGTTCAACCGCGTGGTGGAAGCCCGCGAGGCCTTCTTCCGGCAGGCCGTGACAGAGCTGGCCCGCACCGTCGGGCTCCTCGACCGGCGCGGCTAG
- a CDS encoding maleylpyruvate isomerase family mycothiol-dependent enzyme, protein MKIAEHIRSLDHEGRLLADAAQEAGTGAPVPTCPGWQVNDLLGHTAMVHTWAAAFVTEGHTSYVPDAGHPDLDGPELLDRFRAGHRLLVEALERAPQDLECWAFFAAPSPLAFWARRQAHETTIHRVDAEFARGGPLSPVASDLAVDGVDELLRGFHARPKSRVRTDVPRTLRVRATDTGSAWTVRLSTEPPATVREEGGSSVLPPADCELSANAHELYLALWNRLPLAALTVAGDPELARLWRDNSSVV, encoded by the coding sequence ATGAAGATCGCGGAGCACATACGATCCCTGGACCACGAGGGCCGGTTGCTGGCGGACGCGGCCCAGGAGGCGGGGACCGGCGCACCGGTACCGACCTGTCCGGGCTGGCAGGTGAACGACCTGCTCGGACACACCGCGATGGTGCACACCTGGGCGGCCGCCTTCGTGACCGAGGGCCACACCTCGTACGTCCCCGACGCCGGGCATCCGGACCTGGACGGCCCGGAACTGCTCGACCGGTTCCGTGCGGGGCACCGACTCCTGGTGGAGGCGCTGGAGCGCGCGCCGCAGGACCTGGAGTGCTGGGCCTTCTTCGCCGCGCCGTCGCCCCTGGCCTTCTGGGCGAGGCGGCAGGCGCACGAGACGACGATCCACCGGGTGGACGCCGAGTTCGCACGCGGCGGGCCCCTCTCTCCGGTGGCGTCGGACCTCGCGGTGGACGGCGTCGACGAGTTGTTGCGCGGTTTCCACGCCCGCCCGAAGAGCAGGGTGCGCACCGACGTTCCGCGCACGCTGCGGGTGCGGGCGACGGACACCGGCTCCGCGTGGACCGTCCGGCTCTCCACCGAGCCACCGGCCACCGTGCGCGAGGAGGGCGGGTCGTCCGTACTTCCGCCGGCGGACTGCGAGTTGAGTGCCAACGCCCATGAGCTCTACCTCGCGCTCTGGAACCGGCTGCCGCTCGCCGCTCTTACGGTGGCGGGCGACCCGGAGCTCGCCCGGCTGTGGCGCGACAACTCCTCGGTCGTCTGA
- a CDS encoding response regulator transcription factor, producing MIRVLLADDQLLVRAGFRALLDAQPDIEVAGEAADGEEAVRLVRELRPDAVLMDIRMPHLDGLAATRAITGDPEFDAVKVVMLTTFELDEYVFEAIRSGASGFLVKDTEPEELLRAVRAVVGGDALLSPGVTRRLIAEFAARSKEPTAATALNELTDREREVMALVGIGLSNDEIARRLVVSPLTAKTHVSRTMVKLGARDRAQLVVLAYESGLVRPGWLG from the coding sequence GTGATTCGCGTACTGCTCGCCGATGACCAGCTGCTGGTCCGGGCGGGATTCCGGGCCCTGCTGGACGCCCAGCCGGACATCGAGGTCGCGGGCGAGGCGGCCGACGGCGAGGAGGCCGTCCGCCTGGTGCGTGAACTGCGGCCGGACGCCGTGCTGATGGACATCCGGATGCCACACCTCGACGGTCTCGCGGCGACCCGTGCCATCACCGGGGACCCGGAGTTCGACGCTGTGAAGGTGGTCATGCTCACCACCTTCGAACTCGACGAGTACGTCTTCGAGGCGATCCGCTCCGGAGCCTCCGGTTTCCTGGTCAAGGACACCGAACCGGAAGAGCTGCTGCGGGCGGTCCGGGCGGTGGTCGGTGGGGACGCGCTCCTGTCGCCGGGTGTCACGCGCCGGCTGATCGCCGAGTTCGCGGCCCGTTCCAAGGAGCCCACCGCGGCGACCGCCCTGAACGAACTGACCGACCGGGAGCGGGAGGTGATGGCGTTGGTCGGCATCGGCCTGTCCAACGACGAGATCGCCCGCCGTCTCGTCGTCAGCCCGCTCACCGCCAAGACTCATGTCAGCCGGACCATGGTGAAGCTCGGCGCCCGTGACCGGGCCCAACTCGTTGTACTCGCTTACGAGTCGGGGCTGGTGCGGCCGGGCTGGCTCGGCTGA
- a CDS encoding DUF6332 family protein produces MEHRSQAERDAVTVEIGFAVLTGALMAGAAFLVVCAPALLMAPGGGVSPWLLVTAAVVAGLVFAGRVVDVLWRFGRRATEREVDGRVPVLPDQPSQPGRTSPDS; encoded by the coding sequence ATGGAACATCGAAGCCAGGCGGAACGCGACGCGGTGACCGTCGAGATCGGCTTCGCCGTGCTGACCGGAGCCCTGATGGCGGGGGCCGCGTTCCTCGTGGTCTGCGCCCCCGCCCTCCTGATGGCCCCGGGTGGCGGCGTGAGCCCCTGGCTGCTCGTGACCGCGGCCGTCGTGGCCGGGCTGGTCTTCGCCGGCCGCGTCGTCGACGTGCTGTGGCGGTTCGGCCGCCGCGCCACGGAGCGCGAGGTCGACGGGCGGGTCCCGGTGCTGCCGGATCAGCCGAGCCAGCCCGGCCGCACCAGCCCCGACTCGTAA